In the genome of Fulvivirga maritima, one region contains:
- a CDS encoding DUF3024 domain-containing protein produces MPLDALQSAETINALEVFLGKHRPAEHIRQELDLSYKIENQSIIIFDIRPHWMNKEEKIESPVAKTTWVKAQNIWKIYWMRSNLKWHGYDPKPKVKTIEEFLDIVEKDAHGCFWG; encoded by the coding sequence ATGCCATTAGACGCACTACAATCAGCAGAAACTATCAATGCCCTGGAAGTATTTCTGGGCAAACACAGACCTGCCGAACACATCAGGCAGGAGTTGGACTTGAGCTACAAAATCGAGAATCAGAGTATCATTATTTTTGATATTCGTCCACATTGGATGAATAAAGAAGAGAAAATCGAAAGCCCTGTTGCAAAAACCACTTGGGTGAAAGCTCAAAATATCTGGAAAATCTATTGGATGCGATCAAATCTTAAATGGCATGGTTATGATCCCAAGCCTAAGGTTAAGACCATTGAGGAGTTTTTAGACATAGTTGAAAAAGACGCTCATGGATGCTTTTGGGGATAG
- a CDS encoding leucine--tRNA ligase, whose protein sequence is MAEYNFSEIEKKWQQFWADNDTYKASVDPSKPKFYSLDMFPYPSGAGLHVGHPLGYIASDIVSRFKKLKGFNVLHPMGFDAFGLPAEQYAIQTGQHPAITTEENIKRYKEQLRNIGFSFDWDKEVRTSDPKFYKWTQWIFMQLFNSYYNNNTDKAESIESLVAEFEAKGNAAVNAVCDEDTPAFTAEEWKGFSEKEQQQILLKYRLSYLADTTVNWCPALGTVLSNDEVKDGFSERGGHPVVRKKMMQWMMRITAYAERLLTGLETIDWPEPLKEMQRNWIGKSMGAELDFKVEGHDIDITVFTTRIDTIFGVTYLALAPESELVKQLVTEDQKETVMAYAEKAANRSERERMTDVKTITGAFTGAYAIHPFSGEQVPIWVADYVLAGYGTGAVMAVPAGDQRDYDFAKHFDLPIVPIIEGANIEEAADPTKEGIMINSGFLNRLSPKEAILKGIEELEKQGIGKAKINYRMRDAIFTRQRYWGEPLPVYYQDGNPYLMDTDKLPLVLPEIDKYLPTEDGEPPLGRAKDWTTEKGDPIELSTMPGWAGSSWYFFRYMDAHNEDAFVSKEAQEYWENVDLYIGGSEHATGHLLYSRFWTKFLYDQGYVTVEEPFKKLINQGMIQGVSSLVYRLTLEYTGSSEGQKPEIYLSKGIIDKIKKSNLTNAEKEIIEKLISEGIASFNQNNGTDLTPKEISFDQITPIHVDINMVYNDELDIEAFKKWRAELKNAIVIPEADGKYLCGSEVEKMSKSKYNVVNPDDIIEKYGADTLRMYEMFLGPLEQFKPWNTNGIDGVFKFLRRFWNLFHDDKDNFFVSTEKATKEELKVLHKTIKKAQEDIEKYSFNTSVSEFMICVNELTSLKCNKAEILEQLVIVLSPYAPHIAEELWSKLGHVTSVTTAQFPAYDESYLVEDSHEYPVSVNGKMRAKMSFPTDMPREEIEKQVLASEIIQKWLEGKTPKKVIVVPKKIVNVVI, encoded by the coding sequence ATGGCAGAATATAACTTCAGCGAAATAGAGAAAAAATGGCAGCAGTTCTGGGCTGACAACGACACATATAAAGCTTCAGTAGATCCTTCAAAACCTAAATTTTACTCTTTGGATATGTTTCCATATCCTTCAGGAGCAGGATTACACGTAGGTCATCCGCTGGGATATATCGCTTCTGATATTGTTTCTCGATTCAAAAAACTGAAGGGCTTTAACGTGCTCCACCCTATGGGGTTTGATGCTTTCGGTTTGCCGGCTGAGCAATATGCTATCCAAACCGGACAGCACCCTGCTATTACTACAGAAGAAAACATTAAAAGATATAAAGAGCAGCTTCGTAATATAGGCTTCTCTTTTGATTGGGATAAAGAAGTGCGCACCTCAGACCCTAAGTTCTACAAATGGACTCAGTGGATCTTTATGCAGCTTTTTAACAGCTATTATAATAACAACACTGACAAGGCAGAATCTATCGAAAGCCTGGTAGCAGAATTTGAAGCGAAAGGTAATGCCGCTGTTAATGCTGTTTGCGATGAAGATACTCCTGCCTTTACTGCTGAAGAGTGGAAAGGGTTTTCGGAAAAAGAACAACAGCAAATATTATTAAAATACAGGCTTTCTTACTTAGCTGACACCACCGTAAACTGGTGTCCTGCATTAGGCACTGTACTTTCTAATGACGAGGTGAAAGACGGCTTCTCTGAAAGAGGCGGTCACCCTGTGGTAAGAAAGAAAATGATGCAGTGGATGATGCGCATCACGGCTTATGCAGAAAGGTTACTGACCGGCCTGGAAACTATCGATTGGCCAGAGCCTTTGAAAGAAATGCAGCGCAACTGGATTGGTAAATCTATGGGTGCGGAGCTGGATTTTAAAGTAGAGGGTCATGATATAGATATCACTGTTTTCACCACCAGAATAGATACTATTTTTGGTGTTACCTATCTGGCATTAGCGCCGGAAAGTGAGTTGGTAAAGCAGTTAGTTACTGAAGACCAGAAAGAGACTGTAATGGCTTACGCCGAAAAAGCGGCTAACCGATCTGAGCGCGAGCGTATGACGGATGTAAAAACCATTACCGGTGCTTTCACTGGTGCTTATGCTATCCATCCTTTTAGCGGCGAGCAGGTACCTATCTGGGTGGCAGATTATGTATTGGCTGGCTACGGCACTGGCGCAGTAATGGCCGTACCTGCTGGTGATCAGCGCGATTATGACTTTGCCAAGCACTTTGACCTTCCTATAGTACCTATTATTGAAGGGGCTAATATTGAAGAAGCCGCTGACCCCACTAAAGAGGGCATCATGATTAACTCAGGTTTTCTTAACAGACTTTCGCCTAAAGAGGCCATTCTTAAAGGCATAGAGGAGCTGGAGAAACAAGGCATAGGTAAAGCTAAGATCAACTATAGAATGCGCGATGCTATTTTCACCCGTCAAAGATATTGGGGTGAGCCACTGCCTGTTTACTATCAGGATGGTAATCCGTATTTGATGGATACTGATAAGCTGCCTTTGGTACTGCCTGAAATAGATAAATACTTACCTACTGAAGATGGTGAGCCTCCTTTGGGCCGAGCTAAAGACTGGACTACAGAAAAAGGCGATCCTATAGAGCTGAGCACTATGCCGGGTTGGGCAGGTTCTAGCTGGTACTTCTTCCGCTACATGGATGCTCATAATGAGGATGCCTTTGTTAGCAAAGAAGCGCAGGAATATTGGGAAAATGTAGACTTATACATTGGTGGATCGGAACATGCTACCGGACACTTATTATATTCAAGATTCTGGACTAAATTCTTATATGACCAGGGTTATGTTACTGTAGAAGAGCCCTTTAAAAAACTGATCAACCAGGGAATGATCCAGGGAGTATCTAGCTTAGTTTACAGGCTTACGTTAGAATATACTGGATCTTCTGAAGGTCAAAAGCCTGAAATATATCTTTCAAAAGGCATTATAGATAAGATTAAGAAATCCAATCTAACAAATGCAGAAAAAGAGATTATTGAAAAACTGATTTCAGAAGGTATCGCATCGTTCAATCAAAACAACGGCACAGACCTTACGCCAAAAGAGATTAGCTTCGATCAAATCACTCCTATTCATGTAGACATTAATATGGTTTATAATGATGAGTTAGATATCGAAGCCTTTAAAAAATGGAGAGCTGAGCTTAAAAATGCCATTGTTATACCTGAAGCTGACGGAAAGTACCTTTGTGGTTCTGAGGTAGAGAAGATGTCTAAGTCTAAGTACAACGTGGTAAACCCTGATGACATCATTGAAAAATACGGCGCTGATACTTTAAGAATGTACGAAATGTTCCTTGGGCCATTAGAGCAATTTAAGCCTTGGAATACCAACGGTATAGATGGCGTATTCAAGTTCTTAAGAAGGTTCTGGAACCTATTCCATGATGATAAAGACAATTTCTTTGTATCTACAGAAAAGGCCACTAAGGAAGAATTGAAAGTGCTTCATAAAACCATTAAGAAAGCTCAAGAAGACATTGAAAAGTATTCTTTCAATACTTCTGTAAGCGAGTTTATGATTTGTGTGAATGAGCTTACTTCATTGAAGTGTAACAAAGCAGAAATTCTTGAGCAACTAGTGATCGTTTTATCTCCTTACGCACCTCATATTGCAGAAGAGTTATGGAGCAAGCTAGGTCATGTAACCAGTGTTACTACGGCACAATTCCCTGCTTATGATGAAAGCTATTTGGTAGAAGATAGTCATGAATATCCAGTATCAGTAAATGGAAAAATGAGAGCTAAAATGTCATTCCCTACAGATATGCCAAGAGAAGAAATTGAAAAGCAGGTTTTAGCTTCAGAAATTATACAAAAATGGCTTGAAGGTAAAACACCTAAAAAGGTCATAGTAGTACCAAAGAAAATTGTGAATGTGGTAATTTAA
- a CDS encoding pentapeptide repeat-containing protein, whose protein sequence is MNTTEDPKVYQSKVFSKIKAAGKKITNREFIKCKFKDCDFSKADLSDNDYESCEFNQCNFTMTIMESVGLSSCTFVNCKLMGVDFTRCNSFRFSFNFHECFLDYSIFVGTKMKKTIFSHCSLKETNFSNTDLTLASFDNCDLEGTVFSHTILIGVDFRTAKNFSIDPNYNKMKRAKFSSVNLAGLLDQHQLNIE, encoded by the coding sequence ATGAATACTACCGAAGACCCTAAAGTTTATCAATCAAAAGTCTTTTCAAAGATTAAAGCAGCTGGCAAAAAGATCACCAATCGTGAGTTTATAAAATGTAAGTTTAAAGATTGTGATTTTAGCAAAGCCGATCTCAGTGACAATGACTATGAAAGCTGCGAATTTAATCAGTGTAACTTCACTATGACTATCATGGAGAGTGTGGGGCTTAGTAGTTGTACGTTTGTCAACTGTAAACTTATGGGTGTCGACTTCACTCGCTGTAACTCTTTTCGTTTTTCCTTCAACTTTCATGAATGCTTTTTAGACTATAGCATATTTGTAGGCACAAAAATGAAAAAGACCATTTTCTCTCACTGCTCATTAAAAGAAACCAATTTCTCTAACACCGATCTCACCCTGGCTTCCTTTGACAATTGTGACTTAGAAGGCACCGTTTTTTCTCATACCATTTTAATTGGAGTCGACTTTAGAACCGCCAAAAACTTCAGTATTGATCCTAACTATAACAAGATGAAGAGAGCAAAATTCTCATCAGTTAACCTAGCAGGACTTTTAGATCAACATCAGTTGAATATAGAATAG
- a CDS encoding ABC transporter permease: MLTNYLKVAFRNITKHKLFSVINILGLTIGIAGTLFIVMYIQDELSYDRFNEKGDRIYRVNLHGKIAGQEVHTTSTAYPLYKALVEEIPEIEQATRVNDMREWIFRYEEKAFKEDKVMAVDSNFFNFFSYELVKGNPDKALQDPNSIVISELLAEKYFGDENPLDKTMAIGNDKSSYKVTGVFAEVPGNSHLKFNALLSSSSFPWMNRDQWLSNSLWTYYMINKTGNPAEVDHKMDAMIETHVSPTFVEFMGKSLAEFRNEGGIYRYWSIPLYDIHLKSSLRDEPEPPGSMSYIWIMTVIGIFIMVIACINFMNLTTAKSAGRAKEVGLRKTLGSLRTTLIGQFLTESVAYTLIGAVLAMGVVYALMPLFNEISGKELQASQLLNINLLGILFAVIIFVGLLAGSYPALYLTSFKITEVLKGKLRAGMKSGGVRSFLVTFQFWISIVLIICTAIVYQQLKYVQNQNLGFDKDHILLINDASRLDKNQVAFKNELRANTNIAGVSYSNNTVPGVNNTTIFRGEGDAADHMMSTYYADYDHLKALDLKLVEGRFFSRDFPSDSNAVVINEAAVREMGWQDPLSEKIIDFNGDSAVSRAVIGVVKDYNYESLKFNVRPLVLHFTNTGNVLYVRIAGDDPGRMVADITNAWDKYMTGDPLSYSFLDEDYDALFRSEQRLGKVFTVFTVLAIFIACLGLFGLAAFMAEQRTKEIGIRKVLGASVWSITSLMSAEFTKLVLIAFVLAIYPAYYVMDSWLEGFANKVEISYWIFALGGLSALLISWLTVSYQSLKAAKVDPVRSLKYE, from the coding sequence ATGTTAACTAATTACCTCAAAGTTGCTTTTCGCAACATTACTAAACACAAACTCTTTTCGGTCATCAATATTCTTGGGCTTACCATAGGTATTGCAGGTACGCTTTTCATTGTAATGTATATTCAGGACGAACTTAGTTATGATCGGTTCAATGAAAAAGGAGATAGAATTTATAGAGTCAATTTGCATGGCAAGATAGCCGGGCAGGAGGTACATACTACCAGCACTGCTTACCCATTATATAAGGCATTAGTAGAGGAGATACCAGAAATAGAACAAGCCACACGTGTCAATGATATGCGCGAGTGGATATTCCGATATGAAGAGAAGGCATTTAAAGAAGATAAAGTGATGGCTGTTGATTCTAATTTCTTTAATTTTTTCAGCTATGAACTGGTTAAAGGTAATCCTGATAAAGCGTTGCAAGATCCGAATAGTATAGTTATTTCTGAATTATTAGCAGAGAAATACTTTGGTGATGAAAATCCGCTTGATAAGACTATGGCCATAGGTAATGATAAGTCTAGCTATAAGGTTACTGGTGTTTTTGCGGAGGTACCAGGTAACTCTCATTTAAAGTTTAATGCTCTTTTATCATCCAGCTCCTTCCCTTGGATGAACAGAGATCAATGGCTTAGCAATAGCTTGTGGACTTATTATATGATTAACAAAACTGGTAACCCGGCGGAGGTAGATCACAAGATGGATGCCATGATTGAAACACATGTGAGCCCTACTTTTGTGGAGTTTATGGGTAAAAGCCTGGCGGAATTTAGAAATGAAGGCGGTATTTATCGGTATTGGAGTATTCCTCTTTATGATATTCACCTGAAATCCAGCTTAAGAGATGAACCCGAACCTCCGGGCAGTATGAGCTACATCTGGATTATGACCGTCATAGGCATATTTATTATGGTAATTGCCTGTATTAATTTCATGAATCTTACTACAGCCAAATCAGCAGGTAGGGCTAAAGAAGTGGGGCTTCGTAAAACGCTAGGCTCACTAAGAACCACTTTGATCGGCCAGTTTTTAACGGAATCCGTTGCTTATACTTTAATAGGTGCGGTGTTAGCTATGGGTGTGGTTTATGCATTAATGCCTTTGTTTAATGAAATATCAGGGAAGGAGTTACAGGCAAGTCAGTTATTAAATATCAACTTGTTGGGGATCTTATTTGCGGTAATAATATTCGTAGGTTTACTAGCAGGTAGTTATCCGGCTTTATATCTCACTTCATTTAAAATTACTGAAGTGCTTAAAGGAAAGCTGAGAGCAGGTATGAAGAGTGGAGGAGTCAGAAGTTTTTTAGTTACTTTTCAGTTCTGGATTTCAATAGTGCTTATCATCTGCACAGCTATTGTTTATCAGCAGCTCAAGTACGTTCAAAATCAGAATTTGGGTTTTGATAAAGATCATATTCTTTTAATAAATGATGCCTCTCGTCTGGACAAAAATCAAGTGGCCTTTAAAAATGAATTGAGAGCTAATACCAATATAGCCGGCGTTAGCTATTCTAATAATACAGTGCCGGGAGTTAATAATACCACCATCTTCAGAGGAGAAGGAGATGCTGCTGATCATATGATGTCTACCTATTATGCTGATTACGACCATCTCAAAGCACTGGACTTGAAGCTAGTGGAAGGAAGGTTTTTTAGCAGAGATTTTCCGTCAGACTCTAACGCAGTGGTAATTAATGAAGCGGCTGTTAGAGAAATGGGATGGCAAGATCCATTGAGTGAAAAAATCATTGATTTTAATGGAGATTCGGCAGTGAGTAGAGCTGTTATTGGGGTAGTGAAAGATTATAATTATGAAAGTTTGAAGTTCAATGTGAGGCCATTAGTGCTTCATTTTACCAATACAGGAAATGTACTGTATGTTCGTATAGCGGGAGATGATCCTGGTAGAATGGTTGCCGACATTACCAACGCTTGGGATAAGTATATGACCGGAGATCCGCTTTCATATTCATTTTTAGATGAAGACTATGATGCGCTATTTCGATCAGAGCAGCGACTAGGTAAAGTGTTTACGGTATTTACTGTTTTGGCAATATTTATAGCCTGCCTTGGTTTATTTGGTTTAGCAGCATTTATGGCAGAGCAAAGAACCAAAGAGATAGGCATACGAAAAGTTTTAGGAGCAAGTGTGTGGAGCATCACTTCACTGATGTCAGCAGAATTTACCAAGCTCGTACTAATTGCTTTTGTCCTGGCTATCTATCCGGCTTATTATGTAATGGACAGTTGGTTAGAGGGTTTTGCTAACAAGGTAGAGATCAGCTATTGGATCTTTGCCCTGGGCGGACTATCTGCCTTATTGATATCATGGCTTACCGTGAGCTATCAATCCTTAAAAGCCGCTAAGGTGGACCCTGTTCGGTCTTTGAAGTATGAGTAA
- a CDS encoding ABC transporter permease, which produces MFKNYLKITFRSLWKSKVFVLINVLGMGISMACCIVAYLNYSFNVDFDKQHVNADEIYRVDFLRDFQGNVTRNGIAPQPLGNTVKDKLTGVEEVVTCVPVYSNIKLEDDLFATDILFADKGFFETFTFPLVSGVERDFNDKSKIFISNEVAEKYFGDKEAIGQQITHMLDSGTHEYIIAGVFEKMPDNSSFQFDAVTLMDNYYDSFQDEEIDNWKRWNVLFLHVPDEKNIPAIENELQKYVPIQNKAREDFQVASFYLEPFEGMAVRKQREDVHNHWFRNSLPTPAVIAPVVMSILILLIAICNFTNTSIAISSRRLKEIGIRKVMGSRKSQVIFQFLLENITLCLLSAIVALLMAEIMVPAYNQMWDFVDLDLNYLSNANFLLFMLGLLIFTGLVAGSYPAFYISKFEATNILKGTFKFGGVNWLTKVLLCVQFSISLIALIAAVAFIQNADYQKKFDFGFEREGIIYSYINGKKEFDLYKNELEGNDDIIAVAGTKHHILSAMINDPIKYESQELETDILEVDYDYMDIMGMTLLEGRNFNKDSETDRNESIIINEKLASQLGLNEPLGAKVVWRDTVPLYVVGVMKDYYSGGLWQDIEPTIFRLNNDDEYSRIIVKAKISKLKDVNEYMAARWKELFPNRLYSAVFMDSDSKEASSVNTNILKMFIFLGLVATLLSASGLFSMVSLNIIRRMKEIGVRKVLGASISNIAYRLNLQFYIILIIAAMLGSLASYYFIDSLMASIWRFYQHTSPITFIVGIVLILVVSLITIGSKVYNAAAMNPVDTLRDE; this is translated from the coding sequence ATGTTCAAAAATTACCTTAAAATCACCTTTCGCAGTCTTTGGAAGAGTAAAGTATTTGTCCTTATCAATGTTTTAGGAATGGGCATATCCATGGCATGTTGTATTGTAGCCTACCTTAATTATAGCTTTAATGTAGATTTTGATAAGCAGCATGTTAATGCCGATGAAATATATAGGGTAGACTTTCTTAGAGATTTTCAGGGGAATGTTACTAGAAATGGAATAGCGCCTCAGCCGCTGGGCAACACGGTGAAGGATAAACTTACCGGCGTAGAGGAAGTGGTGACTTGCGTGCCTGTATATTCAAACATTAAACTGGAGGATGATCTTTTTGCTACAGATATACTCTTTGCAGACAAAGGCTTTTTTGAAACTTTCACTTTTCCCTTAGTAAGTGGTGTAGAGCGTGATTTTAATGATAAGTCTAAGATATTTATCAGTAATGAGGTGGCTGAGAAATACTTTGGAGATAAGGAGGCAATTGGCCAGCAAATCACTCATATGCTCGATAGTGGCACTCACGAGTATATTATAGCCGGCGTATTTGAAAAAATGCCTGATAATTCAAGCTTTCAGTTCGATGCTGTAACTCTAATGGATAATTATTATGACAGCTTTCAGGATGAGGAAATTGATAATTGGAAAAGGTGGAATGTATTGTTTCTTCACGTACCTGATGAGAAAAACATACCTGCCATAGAGAATGAATTGCAAAAGTACGTTCCCATTCAAAATAAAGCCAGAGAAGATTTTCAAGTAGCTTCTTTTTATCTGGAACCTTTCGAAGGTATGGCGGTGAGAAAGCAAAGAGAGGATGTTCATAACCATTGGTTCAGAAACAGTCTGCCTACTCCTGCGGTAATTGCTCCGGTGGTCATGTCAATTTTAATATTGCTGATCGCCATTTGTAATTTCACCAATACTTCCATAGCCATTTCAAGTAGGCGTTTAAAAGAAATAGGCATTAGAAAAGTAATGGGCAGCCGAAAAAGCCAGGTGATTTTTCAGTTTCTTTTAGAGAATATTACGCTTTGTTTATTGTCAGCTATAGTGGCTCTTCTTATGGCGGAGATTATGGTGCCTGCTTATAATCAAATGTGGGATTTTGTAGATCTTGATCTTAACTACCTTTCTAATGCCAATTTTCTGCTGTTTATGCTAGGGCTGTTGATATTCACAGGGCTAGTGGCAGGGAGTTATCCTGCATTTTATATCAGCAAATTTGAAGCTACCAACATACTGAAAGGAACCTTTAAATTTGGAGGTGTTAATTGGCTTACTAAAGTGCTGCTTTGCGTACAGTTTAGTATTTCTCTTATTGCCTTAATAGCAGCTGTTGCTTTTATTCAAAATGCTGATTATCAAAAGAAGTTTGATTTTGGATTTGAAAGGGAAGGAATAATCTATAGCTACATTAATGGTAAAAAGGAATTTGATCTATATAAAAACGAACTTGAAGGTAATGATGATATTATAGCAGTAGCCGGTACTAAACATCATATCCTTTCCGCTATGATTAATGATCCTATTAAGTATGAATCTCAGGAGTTGGAGACAGATATACTGGAGGTGGACTATGATTACATGGATATCATGGGCATGACCTTGTTAGAAGGAAGAAATTTTAATAAGGACTCAGAGACGGATAGAAATGAATCGATCATTATTAATGAAAAATTGGCTAGTCAATTAGGGCTTAATGAGCCTTTGGGAGCCAAAGTGGTCTGGAGAGATACTGTGCCTCTCTATGTAGTAGGTGTAATGAAGGACTACTATTCTGGCGGCCTTTGGCAGGATATTGAGCCCACTATCTTCAGGTTGAATAATGATGATGAATACAGTCGGATTATAGTAAAAGCAAAAATATCTAAACTCAAAGATGTAAATGAATATATGGCTGCCAGATGGAAGGAGCTGTTTCCTAATAGATTATATTCTGCTGTTTTTATGGATAGTGATAGTAAGGAGGCCAGCTCAGTAAATACTAATATTTTGAAGATGTTTATTTTTCTGGGACTGGTAGCCACTTTACTTTCTGCCAGTGGTCTGTTCAGCATGGTTTCATTGAATATTATCAGGAGAATGAAGGAAATAGGAGTGAGGAAGGTGCTCGGAGCTTCCATATCTAATATTGCCTATAGGCTTAACCTTCAGTTTTATATCATATTGATTATAGCGGCCATGTTAGGGTCACTGGCCAGCTATTATTTTATTGATTCATTAATGGCCAGTATTTGGCGCTTTTATCAACATACTAGTCCTATTACCTTTATTGTAGGCATAGTTTTGATACTAGTGGTTTCATTAATTACAATAGGCTCTAAAGTGTACAATGCTGCCGCTATGAATCCGGTAGACACCCTGCGTGATGAATAA
- a CDS encoding ABC transporter ATP-binding protein, translating into MIQIKNLQKVYTTDEVETTALNSINIEIKEGEFVAIMGPSGCGKSTLLNILGLLDNPSDGEYHFGEHEVANYSERQRAQLRKGSIGFVFQSFNLIDELTVFENVELPLLYLKVPSAERKQRVEEVLERMNIMHRRNHFPQQLSGGQQQRVAIARAIVAKPSVILADEPTGNLDSANGEEVMKLLAELNEEGTTIIMVTHSPYDANYAHRIINLFDGKVVTENIKEQFHI; encoded by the coding sequence ATGATACAAATCAAAAACTTACAAAAGGTCTACACTACTGATGAGGTAGAAACCACTGCGCTCAATAGCATTAACATTGAAATTAAAGAGGGGGAGTTTGTAGCTATTATGGGGCCATCAGGCTGTGGTAAATCCACACTTCTGAATATTTTAGGACTGTTAGATAACCCGAGTGATGGTGAATATCACTTTGGAGAGCATGAAGTGGCTAATTATTCTGAAAGACAAAGAGCACAGCTTAGAAAAGGATCTATTGGCTTTGTTTTTCAGAGCTTTAACCTGATTGATGAACTTACTGTATTTGAAAATGTAGAGCTACCACTTTTGTATTTAAAAGTACCTTCAGCAGAGCGTAAGCAGCGTGTAGAAGAAGTGCTGGAGAGAATGAACATCATGCATAGACGTAACCACTTCCCGCAGCAGCTTTCTGGTGGTCAGCAGCAGCGTGTGGCTATTGCAAGAGCCATTGTAGCTAAGCCAAGCGTAATTTTAGCGGATGAGCCTACGGGTAACTTAGACTCTGCCAATGGTGAAGAAGTGATGAAATTATTAGCTGAGCTGAATGAGGAAGGTACCACTATCATTATGGTTACTCACTCTCCATATGATGCTAATTATGCTCACCGTATCATTAACTTGTTTGATGGTAAAGTGGTAACTGAGAATATTAAAGAACAATTTCATATATAA
- a CDS encoding efflux RND transporter periplasmic adaptor subunit has translation MDRKIKKKTWTFKKIATIGGGALVLGFIIYLLVFADRRSKLNVDKEKITISSVRRGIFQERIPQTGTVEPSVTFYLDAIEGGNIKKVYKESGAMLQKGDVIVELSNLNRELSVLSQEAGLNESINRVRQTRLSLEQNDLQQQQTLAQIDNELAKLKPQYERQKMLYEKKLISKQEFEQTEADYEYNLKRRKITYTSYKNDSLSRVRQLTQLNRSERRMTQSLEGVGQILDNLTIKSPIDGQLSTPPLFEGQAVSQGQRLGQVDKIGSYKVRVPIDELYLPRISTGLNATTTFANKEYKLVITYIYPTITNGRFEVDMEFVNDAPEGIRRGQSLRLRIELGQSSEELLLSVGGFYKDTGGNWVYVVSEDGSSAEKRKIRLGRKNPENFEVLEGLQPGEKVITSSYDNFGDNEVLVLK, from the coding sequence ATGGACCGAAAAATAAAGAAAAAAACGTGGACCTTTAAAAAGATAGCCACCATAGGAGGAGGAGCCTTGGTGCTAGGCTTTATAATATATCTCTTAGTATTTGCTGATAGAAGATCAAAGCTTAATGTTGATAAAGAAAAAATAACCATTTCTTCTGTGAGAAGAGGAATCTTTCAGGAGAGGATACCTCAAACAGGTACAGTAGAGCCAAGTGTTACTTTTTACTTAGATGCTATAGAAGGAGGAAATATAAAGAAGGTGTATAAGGAAAGTGGAGCCATGCTGCAAAAAGGAGATGTGATAGTGGAGCTTTCTAACCTTAACAGAGAGCTGAGCGTGTTGTCTCAAGAAGCGGGACTTAACGAAAGTATTAACAGAGTACGCCAAACCAGACTTTCTTTAGAACAGAATGACTTACAACAACAGCAGACCCTGGCTCAGATAGATAATGAGCTGGCTAAGCTGAAGCCACAGTATGAAAGACAAAAAATGCTTTATGAGAAGAAACTAATCAGCAAGCAAGAGTTTGAGCAAACTGAGGCAGATTACGAATACAACTTAAAAAGAAGAAAAATCACCTATACAAGCTATAAAAATGACTCTCTTTCTAGAGTGAGACAGCTTACTCAGCTAAACCGATCAGAGAGAAGAATGACGCAAAGCCTTGAAGGTGTAGGTCAGATCTTAGACAATTTAACCATTAAGTCACCTATAGATGGCCAGCTTTCTACTCCACCATTATTTGAAGGACAGGCAGTAAGCCAGGGACAGAGATTAGGGCAGGTAGATAAAATAGGTAGTTACAAAGTAAGAGTTCCTATTGATGAGCTTTACTTACCTAGAATATCTACTGGTTTAAATGCCACTACCACCTTTGCCAATAAGGAGTATAAGCTGGTCATTACCTACATTTACCCTACCATTACTAATGGAAGATTTGAGGTAGATATGGAGTTTGTAAATGATGCTCCTGAAGGTATCAGAAGAGGGCAATCATTACGATTAAGAATAGAGTTGGGGCAATCATCAGAAGAGCTGCTGCTATCAGTAGGAGGTTTCTATAAAGATACTGGTGGTAATTGGGTGTATGTAGTGAGTGAAGATGGTTCTTCGGCAGAGAAAAGAAAAATAAGACTAGGCAGGAAGAATCCTGAAAACTTTGAAGTACTAGAAGGTTTGCAGCCAGGAGAAAAAGTGATTACCTCCAGCTATGATAACTTTGGTGATAACGAAGTATTAGTTCTAAAATAA